The Bacillota bacterium genomic interval TGTTGGGCCCGGGGCTGCCCTTTTATGTGGGTAAGATTGATTATCGCCGCAGGATTCGGCTACCACAGCAGTGCCGCCAGCTGGTATTAGATAGCGATGACTTTGATCAGACCTGCGAGCTGCTTCTAGACGGGAAGAGTCTGGGCTGTAGAGCCTGGTCCCCCTATGTGTGGTCCCTACCGGAGGAGACCTTCGGCGAGCATGAGCTCTGCCTGCGGATCACCACCTCACTACTGGGAGCCTTTGACGGCATGGGCTTTGACCGAGCCACCCATTCCCTCAAGCCTCTGTAGGTAGGCGAGGGAGCTGGTACTAGACTAAGACTAAGTGGATAGGTTAAGATCGCTATCCTAACGCTCGAGCTTGTTGGCTCGGGCTTTTCCATGCAATGAGCGGATAGATATTAGATGAAGGCCCCGATAGTTTAGGTATCGTCGCCAGGGCGGTGATGGGGGAAAGCGTTTTATCTACTGGAGGGAGAAAAGAAGCAAAGCACACCACCGAGCAGCCCCGTGGTGTGCTTTGCTTATGGCGAAGTACGGTGTATTCTGATGTGTGCAACTAGAGAACTCGGCACCAAAATAATCTCAGAGCAAACAGCAAAGACCTAATAGTGCCGTGTGTTACAAAATCAATTCTCCACAAGTTGGGTTTGTCCTGGTTATTTTTTCAAAATAGGCTGAAGAAAAGAAAATATCCGGCTAAAGACTTGGTAAAGGGTACTGCTAAGTCTAGCAGCTGCAGCAAAGGGGAGGCGGGAAGGGAAAAACTACTAGCCAAATAGCGTGAAGCACTTTACAATCTACTTTTGTGACCAGCACTTTTTACAGCAATATTGTGAGGAGATAACATGGAAAAAGTTGAGTTAATCGCGACGGCAACCTTTGGGCTGGAAGCGGTGGTAGCCCAGGAGCTGAGGGATTTGGGGTATACTGACCTGTCCGTTGAAAACGGCAAAGTGACCTTTACTGCTGACCTACAGGCCATTTGTCGGACCAATCTGTGGCTGCGGACCGCGGATCGGGTCCGGGTAAAGGTCGGGGAGTTTACCGCAACTACCTTCGAGGAATTGTTCGAACAAACCAAGGCCTTGCCCTGGGCCCAATGGATACCGGAAAACGCTGAGTTTCCTGTCACCGGTAAGTCTGTTAAGTCCACACTCTACAGCGTTCCCGATTGCCAAGCCATCGTCAAGAAGGCCGTGGTGGAGAGTATGAAGCAGCAGTACAAAAGGCAGTGGTTTCCCGAGGATGGCCCATTGTACAAAATCGAGGTGGCCCTTCTTAAAGACGTTGCTACCTTGACCATCGATACCAGCGGCCCTGGCCTACATAAGCGGGGCTATCGGGATTTTATCGGTACCGCTCCCCTCAAGGAGACTCTGGCTGCGGCGATGATCATCCTTTCTCGTTGGCGGCCAGACACCGTCTTAATTGATCCCTTCTGCGGCTCCGGCACCATCCCCATCGAGGCAGCACTGATTGGCAAGAACATTGCTCCGGGAATGAACCGGGAGTTTGTCAGTGAAAACTGGCCGGTGATCCCCAAGCAGTTGTGGTGGGAGGCTCGTCAGGAAACCCATGACCGGGCCAATTACGACCAGCCCCTCCAGATCATCGGCACCGACATCGATGATCGGGTGATGAAGGTGGCTCGGCGCAACGCTAAGGAGGCAGGGGTAGAGGAGGACCTTCACCTGCAGACTATGGATGTGCGGCAGCTAAGTTCCAGCAAGAAATACGGCAAGATTATCTGCAACCCGCCCTATGGTGAACGGATTGGCGAGGAAAAGGAGGTAGAAACCCTGTATCGGGATATGGGCAAGATCTTTTCCCGATTGGACACTTGGTCCTTTTACATCTTGACTTCCCACCCCCGCTTTGAAAGCCTCTTTGGTCGGGTCGCCTCCAAGCGCCGCAAGCTCTATCACGGCAACATCAAGGTAAATTTCTTTCAATACTATGGTCCCAGGCCTCCCCGGGCCAGGCGGGAGACTGGGGACAGTTCTGAGTAAGAACCAGCAAAAAACCCCCAAGGCAAGGGGCCTAGCTCCCTGCCTGGGGGTTTTTATCTTGCACGGCTTAATGTTAAGAGGCCGAAGCTGCTGGCTCTTGGGGTTTGAAAAACCTGGCCGCCTGGATAACCAAGATCGCCCCGAGGACAAACAGGCCGATGTTCATCATGAAGGGCAGTCTCTGATCCGCCTCCGCCATCAGTCCGGCCAGCCAGCCAAAGGGTGAGGTCAAGCTGATCACCACCACGTTGAGCAGCGCCATGATGCGAGCCCGTTCCCTGGCATCTACAGACCGGGCAACCAAGGAGTCCATAAAGGGTTGGATTAAGACCAGGCTGCAGGCTTCCAGCACCATGCTGACCAGCAAGATGACATAGCCTCCCACTGGTGAGGAGACTAAGAGCAGCTGGCTGAGAATAAAGAGGGCAAAACCCGTCAGCATCGGTCGGCGAAAGTGCAGGCGGCTGATCTTGGGCATTACAAAGAAGAAGCACCCTAACATCACCACGGACTTGACGAAGGGAAACATGGCGATGTTCTGCTGGGGGATTTGCAGCCTTTCGGTGACGAGAATCGCCCAGAAGGTGCCGTTGACCATGGTACAGATGCTCATCACCAACATAATCCCCAGGCTGATGAGAGTTTGTCGAGCCTGCAGGATTTGGCGCATTACCTCACCGTATTGCCCCAGGATCGAGAGGATGCTCTGGTTCGCGGTTTCTCGCTGGCGAATTTCCCCCTGCTTGGTCTCCGTGGCAAAGACATTGAGGATGACAAACTTGGCCGTCATAGAGACAAAGGCAAAGAGATACAGCACCCTCACCGTGGGGACCAATCCGTACCTGCCGACAAAAACCCCGGCTAAGGGAGCGACAAAGGCTGCCAAAAGCCCCGCGATATGGGTCCAGGAAAAGATGTCTACTAAGGTATCGGGGTTGGCATCCTCCACCAGTAGGCAGCTCCAGGAGTTGGCGGTAATTCTCCAAAGGCCATTGATAATCGCCGCGATGACAAAGTAGGTGAAGTTTTGGGCCACCGCCCAGATGAGACAGGGAATACTCCAGGAGATAAGATCAAAGATGAAAGTAGTCCGCTTTCTTCCCAGCTTGTCGGTAATGGCGCCGCTGACCAGGGCTGAGAATACCTGGACAAACATCCCCAGACTGGCGATCAATCCCACCTGGCTGGTGGTCACCCCCAGAGCAATCATGTACAGTGAGGCATAGGGTGCGTAAAGGTTAAAGGGAATTCCCCACAGGGGCTCTGTCCAGACGCAGGCCCTGGGATTGCCCTTCAGCTGCACCAAGGTGTTAAACAAAGGATTAGATTTGAACATAACCGGTGTCCTCTCATAGATGTAGTGGTCAAAGATTCACACCTTCTGATCTTATCATGTTTTCCTTCCTTTGCCCACACCGCGATCCCAGCTTGACAGCCTCTGTTGTCCCAAATTATGGCAGGACAAGAACCGCCGGAATCGAAGGTAACAAAGGGCTGGAAGGGAATTGAAGACAGTAGGTTTGCTGGACAGATTGGGGCAGAAGGACGAGGTGGGAAGACTTGCAGCAGCGTCTTCGCAAACTGGCAGTTTTTTTGCTTGCAGTTGTACTTGTTACTGTCTTACCGGCATGGGTCGGGGCAACGGAGCTGGCGGTACATATCATTGATATCGGTCAGGGTGATGCCATCGCCATCTCCAGTCCCACGGGGAAATGGGTACTAATCGACGGTGGAGAAGCGGGACCGGGGCGACGGACCCTAGTTCCCTACCTGCAAGGACAGGGAGTGGACCAACTGGAGCTGATGGTTATGACCCATCCCCATGCCGACCACATTGGTGGGCTGTTACCGGTGGTAGAGAATTTCCCGATCAAATCCATCATCGCCGATGGTCAGATTCATACCTCGGCTACCTACGAAAGGTTATTGCTGGCCATTAAGGAGCGGCAAATTCCCTTTTCCCTGGCTCGGCGGGGACAGGTCTACGAATTAGGTGGGGGAGCGCTCCTCACGGTTTTGCATCCCCAAGAGCTGCTCTATGACGATCTCAATAACAACAGTGTGGTTTTGCGCCTGGACTTTGGCGAGGTGGCCTTTCTCTTTACCGGAGACGCAGAAACACCGGCGGAGTTGGAGATGATTGAAGCTAACGTAGCGCTGGATGTCGATGTCCTCAAGGTGGGGCATCATGGCAGCATTACCTCCACCTCACCGGAATTCTTGCAGGTCCTTTCACCGACGGTGGCGGTGATCAGTGTCGGGGCGGGGAATCGCTACAATCACCCCTCAAGGGAAGTAATCCAGCGACTAGAGGCCAGTGGTGTCACCGTCTATCGCACCGATGTCCACGGCACCGTGGTGATTGCCACCGATGGCAGTCAACTGACGGTGACCAGCCAGAGGGGCAAGGAGACCTTTACCGGGAAGGGTCCCAGTACTTCCCCGGGAGGGATACAGGACTCAAGGCTTGATCTCAACACCGCTACCCTTGATGAACTCTTGGAGCTGCCGGGGGTTGGGCCGGTACTGGCGGAACGGATTATTGCCCATCGCCGGGCTAAGCCCTTTAAGTCCGTCGATGAACTCCTTCAGATCAAGGGCATTGGCGCCAAGACCCTGGAGAATCTGAAACCTTGGGTGAAAGTAGATTAATAATACTTCCTGATGGGAAGGTGAATGTATGACCCGAAGGTACAAGACAGTATACGATCGCCGGGAGGGCAATTGGGTCGTCCTGATCCCCGATGAAGGAGAACTAGGTGAGATCTTGGTTCCGGCCAAGATGCTCACTGGATATGCTAGGGAAGGCGATGTGATCAACGTAGCCTTTACCAAGGACTCCGAGGATACTCAGCGGCGCCGGGAACGGGTAAGCAACCTGCTCCAGGAACTGCTGGGAAACAAAGACCAATAATGAAGATAGGTAAACAATATGGAGGAGTAATTTGATGCTGATCGATCTACACACCCACACCTGTCGCTATTCGGCCTGCAGTAATTTTACCCCTCAGAGTATGGTGCGGGGTGCCATTGCCGCCGGTTTGGATGGAATGGTGATTACCGAGCATGATCATATTTGGGGTAAGGACGAAATTGAGGAGCTACGGGCAGAGTTTCCCGAGATTAAGATTTTCCGGGGGATTGAGGTGTCCTGTGGTTTAGACCATTTCCTGGTATACGGCGTCCTGGAGGAAGGGTTGTTCTATCGGGATATGCCGGTGAGAAAGCTGCTGGACATCGTCGATGAGCGGGGCGGATGCGTCGTTCTGGCCCATGCCTATCGCTATTACGATGGTGTGCCAGATACCCTCTTTGAGACTCCTACCATCGATGCCATTGAGTTTCGCAGCAGTAACATTCGCCGGTACACCCAAGAACCTCTGGAGCAATTGGCTCAGCGCCTGAAAGTACCGAAGGTGGCCGGGAGCGATGGTCACGCCGAGACCACCATTGGGATGTTTGCCACTCGCTTTCCCCAAGATATTGCCAACGAGCAGGAATTGGTGGCTGCAATTAAAGCTGGGGAAATGGAGATCCACGTCAATGAGGAACGGGTAGGCTGGGCCAATGCCAAGATCGAAGCCTCCGCCCATTGGGTCAAGGGGCTGTTGGCCGGCGGCGCCGATCCCGAAGAGATTCGGCGGCGGCACAAGGTCTCCAAGACCTTGGTCTATGCGTTGACCAATCACTTAGATGTTCGAGTGTAGCGAAAATGGCAGTGGGAAGAGTTGGTTTCTTCCCGCTGCCATCTGGTTAATGCTAATTGAATTCAACTCTAGTCCCCGCTGATTAGTCTCTGCAGCAGGGAGCGGTTGCGCTCCAGCGCGATTCTCGTTTCCACCCAGTCAATCTCGGCGGTACGTACCTTGCCTTCTTCGTCGAAGGCAATGCGGAGGATATCTCCCTCCCTTGCCAAGGCCGGTAGGTCTTCGACCGGCAGATGGACACAGGTATCGAGCTCAGAATACAATACAGCCCAATCTCCTTCAATCCTATCTAGCACCAGGACATGGTCGAAGGCTGACGGAGGCTCTGCCTGCGGCGAGGCCAGGGATAGGCCCAAGGCCGCCAGGGTGACGAGAGGAAAAATGGCGTACAATGGGAATCTGTTAGGGTGATGGGACATGTAAAACCCCTCCTGCCCGAGGGGCAGGCCTAGGTGTCC includes:
- a CDS encoding class I SAM-dependent RNA methyltransferase — its product is MEKVELIATATFGLEAVVAQELRDLGYTDLSVENGKVTFTADLQAICRTNLWLRTADRVRVKVGEFTATTFEELFEQTKALPWAQWIPENAEFPVTGKSVKSTLYSVPDCQAIVKKAVVESMKQQYKRQWFPEDGPLYKIEVALLKDVATLTIDTSGPGLHKRGYRDFIGTAPLKETLAAAMIILSRWRPDTVLIDPFCGSGTIPIEAALIGKNIAPGMNREFVSENWPVIPKQLWWEARQETHDRANYDQPLQIIGTDIDDRVMKVARRNAKEAGVEEDLHLQTMDVRQLSSSKKYGKIICNPPYGERIGEEKEVETLYRDMGKIFSRLDTWSFYILTSHPRFESLFGRVASKRRKLYHGNIKVNFFQYYGPRPPRARRETGDSSE
- a CDS encoding MFS transporter, whose amino-acid sequence is MFKSNPLFNTLVQLKGNPRACVWTEPLWGIPFNLYAPYASLYMIALGVTTSQVGLIASLGMFVQVFSALVSGAITDKLGRKRTTFIFDLISWSIPCLIWAVAQNFTYFVIAAIINGLWRITANSWSCLLVEDANPDTLVDIFSWTHIAGLLAAFVAPLAGVFVGRYGLVPTVRVLYLFAFVSMTAKFVILNVFATETKQGEIRQRETANQSILSILGQYGEVMRQILQARQTLISLGIMLVMSICTMVNGTFWAILVTERLQIPQQNIAMFPFVKSVVMLGCFFFVMPKISRLHFRRPMLTGFALFILSQLLLVSSPVGGYVILLVSMVLEACSLVLIQPFMDSLVARSVDARERARIMALLNVVVISLTSPFGWLAGLMAEADQRLPFMMNIGLFVLGAILVIQAARFFKPQEPAASAS
- a CDS encoding MBL fold metallo-hydrolase, translated to MQQRLRKLAVFLLAVVLVTVLPAWVGATELAVHIIDIGQGDAIAISSPTGKWVLIDGGEAGPGRRTLVPYLQGQGVDQLELMVMTHPHADHIGGLLPVVENFPIKSIIADGQIHTSATYERLLLAIKERQIPFSLARRGQVYELGGGALLTVLHPQELLYDDLNNNSVVLRLDFGEVAFLFTGDAETPAELEMIEANVALDVDVLKVGHHGSITSTSPEFLQVLSPTVAVISVGAGNRYNHPSREVIQRLEASGVTVYRTDVHGTVVIATDGSQLTVTSQRGKETFTGKGPSTSPGGIQDSRLDLNTATLDELLELPGVGPVLAERIIAHRRAKPFKSVDELLQIKGIGAKTLENLKPWVKVD
- a CDS encoding DUF3006 domain-containing protein yields the protein MTRRYKTVYDRREGNWVVLIPDEGELGEILVPAKMLTGYAREGDVINVAFTKDSEDTQRRRERVSNLLQELLGNKDQ
- a CDS encoding PHP domain-containing protein; this translates as MLIDLHTHTCRYSACSNFTPQSMVRGAIAAGLDGMVITEHDHIWGKDEIEELRAEFPEIKIFRGIEVSCGLDHFLVYGVLEEGLFYRDMPVRKLLDIVDERGGCVVLAHAYRYYDGVPDTLFETPTIDAIEFRSSNIRRYTQEPLEQLAQRLKVPKVAGSDGHAETTIGMFATRFPQDIANEQELVAAIKAGEMEIHVNEERVGWANAKIEASAHWVKGLLAGGADPEEIRRRHKVSKTLVYALTNHLDVRV
- a CDS encoding DUF3006 domain-containing protein, translating into MSHHPNRFPLYAIFPLVTLAALGLSLASPQAEPPSAFDHVLVLDRIEGDWAVLYSELDTCVHLPVEDLPALAREGDILRIAFDEEGKVRTAEIDWVETRIALERNRSLLQRLISGD